From a single Solenopsis invicta isolate M01_SB chromosome 6, UNIL_Sinv_3.0, whole genome shotgun sequence genomic region:
- the LOC120358033 gene encoding proteoglycan 4-like, whose translation MESDLDAILTTPANDAEFEIIWQRMMHTTPAPPNLFPSPPHRRPSPTTTGTSENSVRSIPPRSLRTQRRSDGRRSLPVLQGASPTAPRRTRPVTAIRAPPPDLVQRAKPAKRTPAPSTSRATRHPVVGVRIQRSTATNARKLAALLAEPPPMPRRAKQLDKETRQERTRRQLTALFGDPLSDLEDDNGAATVTTPLNCAEGADQPHQNAISTPPEEISATPGPAIAGTTTQQTAASEPTAPTPVSPADAKASKAPETAATTKSGARPDRPPIPVRVTDDLTVHVPYYAATISRVYKIRLANRRFTLRFGRDGQCHYVREFPA comes from the coding sequence ATGGAATCCGACCTGGACGCAATCCTCACCACACCGGCCAACGACGCCGAGTTCGAAATCATCTGGCAGAGGATGATGCACACCACGCCAGCCCCACCGAACCTGTTCCCGTCGCCGCCACACCGACGACCAAGTCCGACAACCACGGGGACCTCGGAAAACTCCGTGCGCAGCATCCCGCCAAGGTCTCTCCGCACGCAACGCCGCTCCGACGGTCGGCGAAGCTTGCCCGTCCTTCAGGGGGCATCACCAACCGCCCCAAGGCGTACAAGACCGGTCACTGCCATCCGCGCCCCGCCGCCAGACCTGGTACAAAGGGCCAAACCTGCTAAGCGCACTCCCGCACCCTCGACGAGCCGAGCAACTAGGCACCCAGTGGTTGGCGTACGGATACAACGCTCGACGGCGACCAACGCGCGGAAACTGGCTGCGCTACTGGCCGAACCACCACCGATGCCACGACGGGCCAAACAACTGGATAAGGAGACACGGCAGGAGCGAACGCGTCGCCAGCTGACGGCGCTGTTCGGGGACCCGTTGTCGGACCTAGAGGACGACAACGGGGCTGCCACCGTCACCACACCTCTAAACTGCGCAGAGGGAGCCGACCAGCCTCACCAGAACGCAATCTCCACGCCGCCGGAAGAGATCTCCGCAACACCGGGGCCAGCCATCGCGGGAACCACCACCCAGCAGACCGCCGCCAGCGAACCCACCGCTCCGACACCGGTCTCGCCAGCAGACGCCAAGGCCTCTAAAGCACCGGAGACCGCAGCCACCACCAAGAGCGGTGCACGCCCGGACCGACCGCCAATACCGGTGCGAGTCACCGACGACCTAACAGTGCACGTGCCATACTACGCGGCCACGATTTCGCGAGTATACAAAATCCGTCTCGCCAACCGCCGCTTCACGCTTCGTTTCGGTCGTGATGGCCAGTgccactacgtgcgggaattcccggcgtag